One region of Danio aesculapii chromosome 7, fDanAes4.1, whole genome shotgun sequence genomic DNA includes:
- the si:ch211-212k18.5 gene encoding sal-like protein 2, whose translation MSRRKQKRPQQLVNADPGGTRLMPEDDQLPVKSPSTSLASEATSSSSASSPTSLQDCQPPLAPRPSPGGLHAPSLPNESSSPPHWPNHIASYSTSLPNAHSSLSPDFPHPSLSSQTHSPPPGQQKSTRISSHQPHSTVTSPPMGISATTTTSSLSSSSSLGAPPHQGSPSPIHQTPSSPSEQLQVPPTLAVLLEELRVLQQRQIHQMQITEEICRQVLRLGGIVSAPDAPQGSVEGQQRDAGSSSPPNAVSGASLINQPPVSKPNLSQTNGARAPYSTTSSSTSSSSSLVTSTATVHPLSLTLGLPPRYLNEKSANTPISHGNGLNFQTPPLPTVSISQDQLSHSSTVSTSNGSSSSSSGRQQHICRFCGKVLSSDSSLQIHLRSHTGERPYQCPVCLSRFTTRGNLKAHFLRHREQNPELSLSLLPPALSEQSQSGSGSGGSQRRRKRRAEDEEPFGVKGSVGVPDSLALGFLSGPAHPSPSSLPLPPSVDLALLSTAHSLLQLNRASAAAAASVSPSVQSSSSSITSSAMTGQLKGAKQTRFDENTPPHPTLHHGSPYSQLAHLPKILFPSGPSAHHPSLALLRPPHLTSPHLPLTFPFSSYPKPQNSSPPSSSPSSSSATSDTSKLQRLAQKLEKQPLPKSTNEGQTNTQANDISTSSNAISAYRREMMAALGLNPNPSSEPTSQEIQGSNASSLVPNQCGVCLRVLSCPRALRLHQATHLGERPFPCKLCGRSFSTKGSLRAHLATHRARPANARGQNSCPLCQRKFTNAVVLQHHIRMHLGGQLPPEVNGDLQSEEAHSQIDGISLPKSLQSLPLNMSMSSAVSLLESGAILRDATSGDTDQHMESDQDPYENTSETSPNITLEKQDPSRENSPLDNSVALEDNHYVTVHNSKSQVVNGSAHKDEDTPLSLCTRTSSQDPLFDKKWQNGASHHTVISGPKPSLTSEALDLSPALTPPTSPGLESKSDQSSEQTSLHVNGIDHVSEFKDGDSHPAQENVIEFKLKAEETQESKMEESAVEDHKKGNEKTEVTSSEAPVAQPQRSEKPYSCTECGKEYASRSGLKGHMKIHSGSMNQVAGTASSQSSGGKVAERVEESSHRKLRGEDAKNLTEESTDKLSLTEHPASTTDRTEDTA comes from the exons ATGTCACGCCGGAAACAGAAACGGCCCCAGCAGCTCGTTAACGCGGACCCCGGGGGCACACGCCTGATGCCGGAAG ATGATCAGCTTCCAGTGAAATCTCCATCCACCTCTCTTGCCTCAGAAGCTACCTCATCATCTTCCGCTTCCTCTCCTACATCCCTTCAGGACTGTCAGCCTCCTTTGGCCCCAAGACCATCACCTGGTGGCCTTCATGCACCCTCGCTCCCCAACGAGAGCTCATCTCCACCTCACTGGCCAAATCACATAGCCTCATATTCCACCTCACTGCCTAATGCACACTCATCTCTCTCTCCAGACTTCCCACATCCTTCCCTGTCTTCACAAACCCACTCTCCTCCTCCTGGCCAGCAGAAATCCACTCGTATTTCATCTCATCAGCCTCACTCCACTGTGACGTCCCCACCAATGGGTATTTCCGCAACCACCACTACCTCCTCTTTATCCTCTTCATCATCACTGGGAGCCCCACCACACCAAGGAAGCCCTAGTCCCATCCACCAAACACCTTCGTCACCTTCAGAGCAACTCCAGGTGCCCCCGACCCTCGCTGTACTACTGGAGGAGCTTAGAGTCCTGCAGCAAAGACAGATTCACCAAATGCAGATTACAGAAGAGATCTGCAGGCAGGTGCTGCGCCTTGGTGGTATAGTCAGTGCCCCAGATGCACCTCAGGGATCTGTGGAGGGTCAACAGAGAGATGCAGGCTCTAGCTCCCCACCTAATGCTGTTTCTGGTGCCTCTTTAATTAACCAGCCTCCTGTATCCAAGCCCAACCTGTCTCAAACTAATGGGGCCAGAGCTCCATATTCCACAACCTCATCCTCAACATCATCTTCCTCATCCTTAGTAACCTCTACAGCCACTGTgcaccctctctctctcacactagGACTTCCACCTCGATACCTCAATGAAAAGTCTGCCAACACCCCCATCAGTCATGGCAATGGTTTGAATTTCCAGACTCCTCCCTTGCCCACAGTTAGCATTTCCCAGGACCAACTGTCTCACAGTTCCACTGTTAGTACGTCAAATGGATCTTCAAGCTCCTCTTCAGGCCGCCAGCAGCACATATGCCGGTTCTGCGGAAAAGTTCTAAGCAGTGATTCTTCCCTTCAGATCCATTTAAGGTCTCACACTGGTGAACGCCCATACCAATGTCCAGTCTGCCTCAGTCGCTTCACTACACGTGGCAACCTCAAAGCCCACTTCCTCCGTCATCGTGAGCAAAATCCTGAGTTGTCACTTTCTCTTCTGCCACCTGCTTTGTCCGAGCAGAGCCAATCAGGATCTGGCTCTGGAGGATCACAGAGGCGCAGAAAACGTCGAGCAGAGGACGAGGAGCCTTTTGGGGTTAAAGGCAGTGTAGGTGTGCCAGACAGTTTAGCACTGGGTTTCCTGTCCGGGCCAGCTCATCCATCTCCCTCCTCCCTTCCTTTACCCCCCAGTGTTGATCTGGCTCTGCTCTCCACCGCCCACTCTTTGCTACAGCTTAACCGTGCCTCAGCTGCAGCCGCAGCATCCGTTTCCCCTAGTGTTCAGTCATCATCTTCATCCATCACATCCTCAGCCATGACTGGTCAACTCAAAGGTGCAAAGCAGACGAGATTTGATGAGAATACCCCACCACACCCCACCTTACATCATGGTTCTCCATATTCCCAGTTGGCACACCTTCCAAAGATTCTCTTCCCATCAGGTCCCTCTGCCCACCATCCAAGCCTTGCGCTTCTCCGTCCCCCTCACCTCACTTCCCCTCACCTCCCACTTACATTCCCTTTTTCCTCTTACCCCAAACCACAAAACTCCTCTCCTCCATCCTCCTCTCCGTCCTCATCCTCTGCCACCTCTGACACCTCCAAACTACAGAGACTAGCGCAGAAATTAGAGAAGCAACCTCTCCCTAAAAGCACCAATGAAGGCCAGACCAACACTCAGGCTAATGACATATCTACAAGCTCTAATGCTATCTCAGCTTACAGGAGGGAGATGATGGCAGCATTAGGGCTGAACCCAAATCCCAGCAGCGAGCCAACTAGTCAAGAAATCCAGGGGTCAAATGCCTCCTCTTTGGTTCCTAATCAGTGTGGGGTGTGTCTCCGTGTCCTCAGCTGCCCAAGGGCATTACGTCTACACCAGGCCACTCACTTGGGTGAGCGTCCATTTCCCTGCAAACTATGTGGCCGCTCCTTCTCCACAAAGGGAAGTCTAAGAGCTCATTTAGCCACTCACAGAGCACGTCCAGCCAATGCACGTGGCCAAAACTCATGCCCGCTTTGTCAACGGAAGTTTACAAATGCAGTGGTACTGCAGCATCACATTCGCATGCATCTGGGAGGCCAGTTACCCCCAGAAGTTAATGGGGACTTACAGTCAGAGGAAGCCCACAGTCAAATTGATGGGATTTCTTTACCCAAGAGCCTTCAGTCTCTGCCTCTAAATATGAGCATGTCTTCTGCTGTCAGCCTGCTGGAGTCTGGTGCCATCCTAAGAGATGCTACATCTGGTGATACAGACCAGCACATGGAGTCAGATCAAGATCCCTATGAAAACACATCTGAGACTAGTCCAAACATCACCCTGGAAAAGCAGGACCCCTCCAGAGAAAACAGCCCACTTGACAATTCTGTAGCCTTAGAAGATAACCATTATGTCACAGTCCATAACAGCAAATCTCAAGTTGTCAATGGCTCTGCACACAAAGATGAGGACACCCCTTTATCCCTCTGTACTAGGACCAGCTCCCAGGACCCCTTGTTTGATAAAAAATGGCAAAACGGGGCTTCACACCACACAGTGATCAGCGGACCAAAACCTAGTTTAACCTCTGAAGCTCTTGATCTGTCACCAGCCCTCACTCCACCAACCAGTCCAGGGTTAGAGTCAAAATCAGACCAAAGCAGTGAGCAAACATCACTTCATGTGAATGGAATAGACCATGTTTCTGAGTTCAAAGATGGTGACTCTCATCCAGCACAAGAGAATGTTATAGAATTCAAGCTGAAAGCTGAGGAAACACAAGAATCCAAAATGGAGGAATCTGCAGTAGAGGATCACaagaaaggcaatgaaaagacAGAAGTGACATCATCAGAGGCCCCTGTGGCCCAACCGCAGCGCTCTGAGAAACCTTACAGCTGCACAGAGTGTGGAAAGGAGTATGCTAGCCGCAGTGGTTTGAAG GGGCATATGAAAATCCACAGTGGCAGTATGAATCAGGTGGCTGGTACTGCATCCTCACAGTCCTCTGGGGGAAAGGTTGCGGAGCGTGTGGAGGAGTCGTCCCACCGAAAACTGAGAGGAGAGGATGCTAAAAACTTGACAGAGGAGAGCACAGATAAACTGTCCTTAACTGAGCATCCAGCATCGACTACTGACAGAACCGAAGACACTGCTTAA